One Choloepus didactylus isolate mChoDid1 chromosome 8, mChoDid1.pri, whole genome shotgun sequence DNA window includes the following coding sequences:
- the LOC119542192 gene encoding olfactory receptor 6C1-like, giving the protein MRNYTEVTEFILLGLSDDPKLQVVIFVFLFITYMLSITGNLTIITLTLVDSQLQTPMYFFLRNFSLLEVSFTTVSIPKFLGTIVTGDKTISFNDCIAQFFFFILLGVTEFYLLAAMSYDRYIAICKPLHYVTIMNRQICTLLVFSSWLTSSLIVFPGLMLLLKLDFCSSNVIDHFTCDYFPLLQLSCSDTQFLEIMGFSCAVFTLMFTLALIILSYIYIIRTILKIPSTSQRTKAFSTCSSHMIVIFISYGSCIFMYIKPSARERVSLSKGVAVLNTSVAPMLNPFIYSLRNEQVKRAFMDMARKSVFFTSK; this is encoded by the coding sequence ATGAGAAACTACACAGAGGTAACCGAGTTTATCCTCTTGGGATTGTCAGATGACCCAAAGCTTCAGGTCgtgatttttgtctttcttttcatcACCTACATGCTCAGCATCACTGGGAACCTGACCATTATCACCCTCACCCTGGTGGACTCCCAGCTCCAGacacccatgtatttcttcctcaggAATTTCTCCTTATTAGAAGTTTCATTCACAACTGTCAGCATACCCAAGTTCCTGGGCACCATTGTAACAGGAGATAAAACTATTTCCTTTAATGATTGCattgcacaatttttttttttcattctcttgggaGTCACTGAATTTTATCTTCTGGCTGCCATGTCTTATGACCGTTATATTGCCATCTGCAAACCCCTGCATTACGTGACCATCATGAATCGCCAAATCTGCACATTGCTTGTCTTCTCTTCGTGGCTGACTTCATCCTTAATTGTATTCCCAGGACTCATGTTGCTCTTAAAGCTCGATTTCTGCAGTTCCAATGTTATTGACCATTTTACCTGTGATTATTTTCCCCTGCTGCAACTTTCTTGTTCAGACACGCAATTCCTAGAGATAATGGGTTTTTCCTGTGCTGTGTTCACTCTAATGTTCACTTTGGCATTAATAATCTTGTCCTACATATACATCATCAGGACAATTTTGAAGATTCCTTCTACCAGTCAGAGGACAAAGGCTTTTTccacatgttcttcccacatgatTGTCATATTCATATCTTATGGCAGCTGCATTTTCATGTACATTAAACCCTCTGCAAGGGAAAGAGTGTCTCTAAGCAAGGGAGTAGCTGTGCTAAACACCTCAGTAGcccccatgctgaaccccttcatcTACAGCCTACGCAATGAACAGGTGAAGCGAGCCTTCATGGACATGGCGAGGAAGTCTGTATTTTTCACAAGCAAGTGA
- the LOC119542398 gene encoding olfactory receptor 6C3-like, which translates to MKNHTAPKEFILLGLSDDPELQVVIFLFLMTMYILSITGNLTSITLTLVDSHLQIPMYFFLRNFSVLEISFTTVCIPRFLSTIVTRDKTISYNNCTAQLFFSIFMGITEFYLLTAMSCDRYVAICKPLHYITIMSKRVCTLLVFCAWLAGFLNIFPPVILFLQLDYCGSNVIDHFACDYFPLLQLSCSDTWLLEVIGFYSAIVILLFTLALIIPSYMFIIRTILKFPSAGQRKKAFSTCSSHMIVISISYGSCIFMYVNPSATERASLIKRVAILNTSVAPMMNPFIYTLRNQQVKQAFKDTFQKVMFFSAK; encoded by the coding sequence ATGAAAAACCACACAGCACCCAAGGAATTCATTCTTCTAGGGCTATCAGATGACCCTGAGCTTCAggttgtgatttttctctttttaatgacCATGTATATATTAAGCATCACTGGAAATTTAACCAGCATCACTCTCACCTTGGTGGACTCCCATCTACAGATCCCTATGTATTTCTTCCTTAGGAACTTCTCTGTGTTAGAAATATCATTTACAACTGTCTGTATCCCTAGATTCCTCAGCACAATTGTCACCAGAGACAAAACTATTTCATACAATAATTGTACAGCTCAGttgtttttctccatcttcatggGTATAACTGAATTCTACCTTCTAACTGCCATGTCCTGTGATCGCTATGTAGCCATCTGCAAACCCCTGCATTATATAACCATCATGAGCAAGAGAGTCTGCACGCTGCTTGTATTTTGTGCTTGGCTGGCaggatttctaaatattttcccacCAGTTATTCTTTTCCTCCAGTTGGATTACTGTGGCTCCAATGTCATTGATCACTTTGCTTGTGACTATTTCCCCCTCTTGCAATTATCCTGTTCAGACACTTGGCTCCTAGAAGTGATTGGTTTTTACTCTGCAATAGTGATACTACTTTTCACTTTGGCATTAATAATTCCCTCCTACATGTTCATCATTAGGACAATCCTTAAATTCCCTTCTGCCGGTCAGAGGAAAAAGGCTTTTTCCACTTGTTCCTCTCATATGATCGTCATCTCCATCTCTTATGGAAGCTGCATCTTCATGTATGTCAACCCTTCAGCCACAGAAAGGGCATCACTGATCAAAAGAGTAGCTATTCTCAATACTTCTGTTGCTCCTAtgatgaatccatttatatacaCTCTGAGGAACCAGCAAGTGAAACAAGCCTTTAAAGACACATTCCAAAAGGTTATGTTTTTCTCAGCAAAATAA